In Flavobacterium sp. N1736, the following are encoded in one genomic region:
- a CDS encoding radical SAM protein has protein sequence MYTSNLVIKVASLCNLNCTYCYVYNMGDTSYKRQPKFMSQEVIESMLLRIKNNCIENNLKEFFIVFHGGEPLLAGIDFYINFVETQKKIIPDNILIEYSMQSNGTLLTREFADALKKLNIQIGISIDSSPKSNNNNRIYHNGKGSYNEIVKGFNIVRKTYGDEMANCLCVIDTTQEASKVYSHFKKLGAKSVHFLFQDFNYIQSTQEDVPKVGKWLSEMFEIWYNDNDKKKPNIRPLTDLIALIFGKTRGTEIFGSSINQTLIIETDGSIETVDTLKICGDGFTNTKFNVLSNDLNLIYKESNLARMYYNSHTNLCNTCQNCIIEPVCGGGYLGHRFSKTNLFDNPSIYCKEIIELICYIQNEVLNDMSKETILESGIEYLNFNDITKSFSNENN, from the coding sequence ATGTATACCTCAAACCTAGTAATAAAAGTCGCAAGTCTATGTAATTTAAATTGTACATATTGTTATGTATATAATATGGGTGATACTAGCTATAAAAGACAACCAAAATTTATGAGTCAGGAAGTCATAGAATCAATGCTGTTGAGAATTAAAAATAATTGTATTGAAAACAATCTTAAAGAATTTTTTATAGTTTTTCATGGTGGAGAACCTCTGCTTGCAGGAATAGATTTTTATATAAATTTTGTTGAAACTCAGAAAAAAATTATTCCAGATAATATCTTGATTGAATACTCAATGCAGTCTAATGGTACTTTATTAACAAGGGAATTTGCAGATGCTTTAAAAAAATTAAATATCCAGATAGGAATAAGTATTGATAGCTCGCCAAAGTCAAATAATAATAACAGAATTTATCATAACGGAAAAGGATCTTATAATGAAATTGTGAAAGGATTTAATATTGTAAGGAAAACATATGGAGATGAAATGGCAAATTGTCTTTGTGTAATTGATACTACACAAGAAGCAAGTAAAGTTTATAGCCATTTTAAAAAATTAGGCGCTAAATCCGTTCATTTTTTATTTCAGGATTTTAACTATATCCAATCTACACAAGAAGATGTGCCAAAAGTTGGAAAATGGCTTAGTGAAATGTTTGAGATATGGTACAATGACAATGATAAGAAGAAACCCAATATAAGACCATTAACAGATCTAATCGCACTAATTTTTGGTAAAACTAGAGGTACTGAGATTTTTGGAAGCAGTATAAACCAAACCTTAATAATTGAAACAGATGGTAGTATAGAAACCGTTGATACTTTAAAAATTTGTGGTGATGGATTTACAAATACTAAATTTAATGTATTAAGTAATGACTTAAATCTAATATATAAAGAATCAAATCTTGCAAGAATGTATTATAATAGCCATACTAATTTATGTAATACTTGTCAGAATTGCATAATAGAACCAGTTTGTGGTGGTGGTTATTTAGGTCATCGTTTTTCAAAAACTAATTTATTTGATAACCCATCTATTTATTGTAAGGAAATAATTGAACTTATTTGTTATATCCAGAATGAAGTATTAAACGATATGTCCAAAGAAACAATACTAGAATCAGGAATAGAGTATCTTAATTTTAATGATATAACTAAATCTTTTTCAAATGAAAATAATTAA
- a CDS encoding helix-turn-helix transcriptional regulator — protein sequence MSKTKLIQARLAKGFSQQELADLIGMSQSNYSRRENGRKNISDIEWNRIAKELAVEKESIYEADEEKSVENAEINIRQINIPDFIMEHIELLKEENKNLREELKRLKGQ from the coding sequence ATGAGCAAGACAAAACTTATACAAGCCAGATTAGCAAAAGGATTCTCTCAGCAGGAATTGGCAGATTTAATAGGTATGTCGCAATCTAATTACAGCCGTAGGGAAAATGGACGCAAAAATATTTCGGACATCGAGTGGAATAGAATTGCAAAAGAATTAGCTGTAGAAAAGGAATCTATTTACGAAGCTGATGAAGAAAAGTCTGTCGAAAATGCTGAAATAAATATACGTCAAATCAATATCCCTGACTTTATCATGGAACACATTGAATTATTAAAGGAGGAAAATAAAAATCTCAGAGAAGAATTAAAGAGATTAAAAGGTCAATAA
- a CDS encoding GNAT family N-acetyltransferase: protein MELKWKIKPFEALTVNELYDLLKVRSEIFVVEQNCVYLDIDGKDKKALHLIGEYDNKIVAYARLFDAGISFDNASIGRVVVDANYRDKKWGHDLMREAIAGIKSNFNKDKITIGAQLYLKKFYESHGFVQTSEMYLEDDIPHIEMTRE, encoded by the coding sequence ATGGAATTAAAATGGAAAATAAAGCCTTTTGAGGCATTAACTGTTAATGAATTGTATGATTTGCTCAAAGTAAGGAGCGAGATCTTTGTAGTAGAGCAAAATTGTGTCTATTTAGACATTGACGGCAAAGACAAGAAAGCATTACACCTAATTGGAGAATACGATAATAAAATTGTGGCTTATGCACGTTTATTTGATGCAGGAATTAGTTTTGATAATGCATCTATCGGCAGAGTAGTAGTTGATGCCAATTACAGAGATAAAAAATGGGGACATGATCTAATGCGTGAAGCCATTGCCGGAATAAAGTCTAACTTCAATAAAGATAAAATTACTATTGGCGCACAGTTGTATTTAAAGAAATTCTACGAAAGCCACGGATTTGTGCAAACCAGTGAAATGTATCTTGAAGATGACATTCCGCATATTGAGATGACGAGAGAATAA
- a CDS encoding DUF1579 domain-containing protein: MKKIYLTLSILALCFVSCKKEVKADTEEVNVTDTIKTKQPIAEQPLDSAAQMKAWADYATPGSAHKLMANETGTWNCDMTFWSEPNGKPQKANSTAIIKMILGGRYQETNYSGTMMGQSFQGKSTLAYNNANKEYTTTFIDNMGTGMLVATGKFDDKNKSMELKGDMINPLNGKKTPYREIYTIVDATTRKMEMFDVKNGEEFKSMEIIMKKK; the protein is encoded by the coding sequence ATGAAAAAAATCTATCTTACATTGTCAATTTTGGCACTGTGTTTTGTTTCCTGTAAAAAGGAAGTAAAGGCAGATACTGAAGAAGTAAACGTTACCGATACTATAAAAACAAAACAGCCAATAGCAGAACAACCTCTGGATTCTGCAGCACAAATGAAAGCTTGGGCCGATTATGCAACTCCGGGTAGTGCACACAAATTAATGGCCAATGAAACAGGTACATGGAACTGTGATATGACTTTTTGGTCAGAACCAAATGGTAAACCGCAGAAAGCAAATTCAACAGCAATCATAAAAATGATACTTGGCGGTCGTTATCAGGAAACAAACTATAGCGGAACAATGATGGGACAATCATTTCAGGGAAAAAGTACATTGGCATACAACAATGCAAACAAAGAATATACAACCACTTTTATCGATAATATGGGAACAGGAATGTTAGTTGCCACAGGTAAATTTGATGATAAAAACAAAAGCATGGAACTAAAAGGTGATATGATCAATCCGTTAAACGGAAAAAAAACACCATATCGTGAAATCTATACTATTGTTGATGCAACAACCCGTAAAATGGAAATGTTTGATGTAAAAAATGGTGAAGAATTTAAAAGCATGGAAATTATAATGAAGAAAAAATAA
- a CDS encoding DUF4837 family protein, giving the protein MNKTHFLYLLLSCLFVSCAKNEKQPQPVSGKTNTISIIIDDQLWYGEVGDTIRNKFASPVLGLTQEEPLFTINQYPAKLLEGFVTDSRSIIVVKKTATDKFAIKHSKTLPHNTFRIYGKSVDDIICSIELNSTQIIKMIRDAEIQKIQQDNRKSLLNPAVIKNKFHISLQIPSGYEYMLHKKNFMWLKKEIISGNTSLLIYQIPIRRLTKGSDIVGNIVRMRDSIGRYIKGREPDTPMITGEAYAPYFSNTELDGKKAFETKGTWELKNDFMTGPFINYAIIDEAYSRILVIEGFCYSPSNQERDLMLELEAIIKSVKVDKR; this is encoded by the coding sequence ATGAATAAAACCCATTTTTTATACCTGTTACTTTCGTGTTTGTTCGTTTCTTGTGCTAAAAACGAGAAGCAGCCACAGCCTGTTTCCGGCAAAACAAATACTATATCTATTATCATCGACGATCAGTTGTGGTATGGCGAAGTAGGCGATACCATTCGAAATAAATTTGCATCTCCCGTTTTGGGACTCACCCAGGAAGAACCGTTATTTACCATCAATCAATATCCGGCTAAATTACTCGAAGGTTTTGTTACCGATAGCCGAAGCATTATTGTAGTTAAAAAAACGGCAACAGATAAGTTTGCAATCAAACACAGCAAAACATTACCACACAATACATTTCGTATTTACGGAAAATCTGTAGATGATATTATTTGCAGTATCGAGTTAAATTCGACACAAATTATCAAAATGATTCGTGATGCCGAGATTCAAAAGATTCAGCAGGACAATAGAAAATCGTTATTGAATCCGGCAGTAATAAAGAACAAGTTTCATATCAGCTTACAAATTCCTTCCGGTTACGAATATATGTTGCATAAAAAGAATTTTATGTGGCTTAAAAAAGAGATTATAAGCGGGAACACAAGTTTGCTTATTTATCAAATTCCAATTCGGAGACTCACCAAAGGTTCAGATATTGTAGGCAATATTGTTCGAATGAGAGATTCAATTGGACGATATATAAAAGGCCGCGAACCGGATACACCAATGATTACCGGTGAAGCTTATGCGCCTTATTTTTCAAATACCGAATTAGACGGAAAGAAAGCTTTTGAGACAAAAGGAACCTGGGAATTGAAAAATGACTTTATGACCGGGCCTTTTATTAATTATGCAATTATCGACGAAGCGTACAGCAGGATTTTAGTAATTGAAGGATTTTGTTATTCACCGTCAAATCAGGAAAGAGACTTAATGCTTGAATTAGAAGCAATTATAAAATCGGTAAAAGTCGACAAAAGGTAA
- a CDS encoding LysM peptidoglycan-binding domain-containing protein: MIVKKISLAVSVLFSMASFAQDVAKADIQIKPDVKISYLDSVKSSFKKDDMATRVDSLWMNELVSLDIYDDLTKDIQTINTDITVDEELPTELLKQRLQVMNEKSPFEIEYNQGLENIIKSFLKNRKKSFSRLMSLSEYYFPIFEDAFAKQNVPLEIKYLAVVESALNPKAVSQMGATGLWQFMYGTGKQYNLKIDSYIDERSDPLKATAACSEYMTKMFKIFGDWELVLASYNSGPGNVTKAIRRSGGKTKYWDIRNHLPKETQGYVPAFLATMYLFEFHKEHGINPERAVVKNFETDTVQIKNQMSFKQIADLLDMPQSQIQLLNPSYKLGIVPFYQNEPHFLRLPKDKISTFVSNEAQIYAYVNYQSQHKGLPKQLALKVTPKGKAKLDNAVAASETQFYKVRKGDNLGSIADKYDVSILELKKWNNLKGNAIALGKTLKIKANTDSIAKAPKELKTPEIDKKQVEEAVASSDNNTKSGKNLEYVVVAGDNLGSIAKKFDTTIADLKELNNLTTNNLGLGKTLIVGKEIHFEETTTTANTAVASASVDSFRKKTASAKNIGEDYYVKKGDSLYSISKKYPGVTISDIKKWNNIKDGDIKPGMKLKING, from the coding sequence ATGATTGTAAAAAAAATTTCATTAGCGGTTTCGGTTTTATTTTCGATGGCTTCTTTTGCGCAAGATGTTGCGAAGGCAGATATCCAAATTAAACCAGATGTTAAGATCTCGTATTTAGATTCAGTAAAAAGCTCTTTCAAAAAAGATGATATGGCTACACGCGTAGACAGTCTTTGGATGAACGAATTAGTGAGTTTAGATATATACGATGATTTAACCAAAGACATTCAAACCATCAATACAGATATTACTGTAGATGAGGAATTGCCAACTGAGTTGCTTAAACAGCGACTACAGGTTATGAATGAAAAATCGCCTTTTGAGATCGAATACAATCAGGGCTTAGAAAACATAATAAAGTCATTTCTTAAAAATCGTAAAAAATCATTTTCACGATTAATGTCTTTGTCAGAATATTATTTCCCAATCTTTGAGGACGCTTTTGCCAAACAAAACGTTCCATTAGAAATTAAATATTTAGCCGTTGTAGAATCTGCTTTAAACCCTAAAGCAGTTTCTCAAATGGGCGCCACCGGTCTTTGGCAATTCATGTACGGAACCGGAAAACAATACAATCTTAAAATAGATTCCTATATTGACGAACGCAGCGATCCTTTAAAAGCGACAGCAGCATGTTCAGAATATATGACCAAAATGTTCAAAATTTTTGGCGATTGGGAATTAGTTTTGGCTTCCTATAATTCAGGTCCCGGAAATGTTACAAAAGCGATTCGTCGTTCCGGAGGAAAAACAAAATACTGGGATATCCGTAACCATCTTCCAAAAGAAACTCAAGGTTATGTTCCTGCATTTCTTGCAACAATGTATCTTTTTGAATTTCATAAAGAACACGGAATTAACCCGGAAAGAGCTGTTGTTAAAAACTTTGAAACAGATACAGTTCAAATCAAAAATCAAATGTCATTCAAACAAATTGCAGATTTGTTAGACATGCCACAATCACAAATACAACTTTTAAATCCTTCGTATAAGTTAGGCATAGTTCCATTTTATCAAAACGAACCACATTTTTTACGTTTGCCAAAAGATAAAATTTCAACTTTTGTTTCTAACGAAGCTCAAATTTATGCTTACGTAAATTATCAATCGCAACACAAAGGACTTCCAAAACAACTGGCTTTAAAAGTTACACCAAAAGGAAAAGCGAAATTGGATAATGCTGTTGCAGCATCAGAAACACAATTTTATAAAGTTAGAAAAGGCGATAACCTTGGTTCAATTGCAGACAAATATGACGTTTCGATTTTAGAATTAAAAAAATGGAACAATCTTAAAGGAAATGCAATCGCACTTGGAAAAACCTTGAAAATCAAAGCAAACACTGATTCAATTGCAAAAGCTCCAAAAGAGTTGAAAACACCTGAAATTGATAAAAAACAAGTTGAAGAAGCAGTTGCATCATCAGATAACAACACAAAATCCGGTAAAAATCTGGAATACGTAGTTGTTGCCGGAGATAATTTAGGAAGTATTGCTAAAAAATTCGACACAACAATTGCTGATTTAAAAGAGTTAAACAATCTGACTACAAACAATCTTGGATTAGGAAAAACATTAATTGTTGGTAAAGAAATTCATTTTGAAGAAACAACAACGACAGCAAATACTGCAGTAGCTTCAGCATCAGTTGACTCATTCAGAAAAAAAACAGCATCAGCAAAAAATATTGGAGAAGATTATTACGTTAAAAAAGGAGATTCATTATATAGTATTTCAAAAAAATATCCCGGAGTAACTATTTCAGACATTAAAAAATGGAATAACATTAAAGACGGAGATATTAAACCCGGAATGAAACTTAAAATAAACGGATAA
- a CDS encoding phosphoglycerate kinase, giving the protein MKTLNDFDFKNKKAIIRVDFNVPLDENFNVTDATRIEAAKPTIDAILKQGGSVILMSHLGRPKGTEEKYSLKHILKTASEILGVPVQFAENCVGEVAQSAAKNLKPGEVLLLENLRFHAEEEAGDVAFAKELASLGDIYVNDAFGTAHRAHASTTIIAQFFPTEKCFGTLLAKEIESLNKVLKNSEKPVTAVLGGSKVSSKITVIENILDKVDHMIIGGGMTFTFIKAQGGKVGDSICEDDKQELALEILRLAKEKGVQIHIPVDVIAADDFSNTANTKVVDVREIPDGWQGLDAGPKSLENFKKVILESKTILWNGPLGVFEMESFAKGTIALGDYIAEATEKGAFSLVGGGDSVAAVKQFGFEDKMSYVSTGGGAMLEMLEGKVLPGIAAILD; this is encoded by the coding sequence ATGAAAACTTTAAACGATTTCGACTTTAAAAATAAAAAAGCAATAATCCGTGTTGACTTCAATGTGCCTTTGGATGAAAACTTTAATGTAACAGATGCAACACGTATTGAAGCAGCAAAGCCAACCATTGATGCCATATTAAAGCAAGGTGGAAGCGTAATTTTGATGTCGCATTTAGGAAGACCAAAAGGTACCGAAGAAAAATACTCATTAAAACATATTTTAAAAACAGCTTCAGAGATTTTAGGAGTTCCGGTACAGTTTGCTGAAAACTGCGTTGGCGAAGTAGCACAGTCAGCTGCAAAAAACCTAAAACCGGGAGAAGTTTTATTACTTGAAAATTTACGTTTTCATGCAGAAGAAGAAGCCGGAGATGTTGCATTTGCAAAAGAATTAGCTTCACTTGGAGATATCTACGTAAACGACGCATTTGGAACCGCACACAGAGCGCATGCTTCGACAACCATTATTGCACAATTTTTTCCAACAGAAAAATGCTTCGGAACATTATTGGCGAAAGAAATTGAAAGTTTAAACAAAGTACTTAAAAATAGCGAGAAACCAGTTACAGCCGTTCTTGGGGGATCTAAAGTTTCTTCGAAAATTACCGTAATCGAAAATATCTTAGATAAAGTAGATCACATGATTATTGGCGGAGGAATGACATTTACATTCATCAAAGCACAAGGTGGTAAAGTTGGAGATTCTATTTGTGAAGATGATAAACAAGAATTAGCACTTGAAATTTTAAGACTGGCTAAAGAAAAAGGAGTACAAATTCATATACCTGTTGATGTTATTGCTGCAGATGATTTCTCAAACACAGCAAATACAAAAGTAGTAGATGTAAGAGAAATTCCTGATGGATGGCAAGGTCTTGACGCAGGTCCTAAATCATTAGAAAATTTCAAAAAAGTAATTCTAGAGTCAAAAACAATATTATGGAATGGTCCGTTAGGCGTTTTTGAAATGGAATCTTTTGCTAAAGGAACCATTGCTTTAGGAGATTATATTGCAGAAGCTACAGAAAAAGGTGCCTTTTCACTAGTTGGAGGAGGAGATTCTGTTGCCGCAGTAAAACAATTCGGATTTGAAGATAAAATGAGTTACGTATCTACCGGAGGTGGTGCTATGCTTGAAATGTTAGAAGGAAAAGTATTGCCTGGAATCGCTGCGATTTTAGACTAA
- a CDS encoding type IX secretion system membrane protein PorP/SprF produces the protein MKKLILSLVLMAVTTSYSQELNLPVFTQYLADNPFVLSPAYAGIGDNLRIRANGLTQWVGIKDAPENQSLYADFRILDRSGIGISLYNDKNGYTRQTGAKVSFAHHLILDYYSKQYLSFGISYNFNTFKIDIDEFNNTIEHPILDPSVTDNRYTSNNNFDVSALYRNKNFYLSFNANNILQKNTDRYRGVEPSLLSNYQVYTGMIFKDGENSRIEYEPSVYYQYFASDKRSTTDFNFKYRRYNRYEDYYWIGVSYRFLNDQFPKPLSVGPMVGFMKSKFYFGYSYQVMFNDLGNYNTGTHSITIGFDFFGSISNCPCTQSPVHD, from the coding sequence ATGAAAAAATTAATTTTATCCTTAGTACTCATGGCTGTAACAACAAGTTACAGCCAAGAGTTAAACCTACCGGTATTTACCCAGTATTTAGCTGATAACCCTTTTGTACTTTCTCCTGCTTATGCGGGTATTGGTGATAATCTTAGAATTCGAGCCAATGGACTTACACAATGGGTTGGAATTAAAGATGCGCCCGAAAATCAGTCTTTATATGCGGATTTTCGTATTTTAGATCGTTCCGGAATAGGTATCTCGCTATACAATGATAAAAATGGATATACAAGACAAACGGGAGCTAAGGTCTCATTTGCACATCACTTAATATTGGATTATTACTCCAAACAATATCTGTCTTTTGGTATTTCATATAACTTTAATACCTTTAAAATTGACATTGATGAATTCAATAATACAATCGAACATCCTATTTTGGATCCTTCGGTAACAGATAATCGTTATACATCAAATAACAACTTTGATGTTAGTGCTTTATACCGTAACAAAAACTTTTATTTAAGTTTTAATGCGAATAACATTTTGCAAAAAAATACCGATAGATATCGTGGAGTAGAACCAAGTTTACTTTCAAACTATCAAGTGTATACCGGTATGATTTTTAAAGACGGAGAAAACAGCCGTATCGAATACGAACCATCTGTTTACTACCAATATTTTGCAAGTGATAAACGTTCTACAACCGATTTTAACTTCAAATACAGACGTTACAATCGTTACGAAGATTATTATTGGATAGGAGTTTCATACCGTTTCCTAAACGACCAGTTTCCAAAACCATTATCAGTTGGGCCAATGGTAGGTTTCATGAAATCTAAATTTTACTTCGGATATTCCTATCAGGTAATGTTCAACGATCTTGGAAATTATAATACAGGAACACACTCCATAACTATTGGTTTCGATTTCTTCGGATCAATCAGTAACTGTCCTTGTACACAAAGTCCGGTTCACGACTAA